One Methylobacterium sp. 77 DNA window includes the following coding sequences:
- the yidC gene encoding membrane protein insertase YidC, producing the protein MGNDKTNMIVAIALSLAVLLGWNYFIAAPRVEQQRQATLQNKAATEAANPTGAPSASPAEGGPSAPVPGTLPNATVTVESREAALARSPRVAIDTPALAGSIALKGGRVDDVSLKNYHETVSDSSPRIVLLSPTGSANPYYAEFGWVGQNSGPLPTGDTVWTADGTVLTPAKPLTLSYDNGAGLLFRRIVAVDDKFMFTIRDEVENKGSAAVMLYPYGLVSRWGKPTTQGYYVLHEGMIGVLGADGLQEYTYDHVAKEPALGNAGTKGKAWANVTGGFVGITDKYWAAATIPDQATSYTGSFTERTDGATKVYQASVRGDGRSVDPGATVTSTQQLFAGAKEVNAINNYQKDLGIKQFDLMIDWGWFHFITKPMFRALDFFFHLFGNFGVSILVVTFCLKLLFLPIANKSYQSMAKMKAVQPEMASIRERYGDDKMKQQQAMMELYKKEKINPVAGCWPVLIQIPVFFALYKVLFITIEMRHAPFFGWIQDLAAPDPTNILNLFGLLPFAAPDFIHLGIWPIVMGITMFIQMKMNPAPPDPVQAQIFTFMPIVFTFMLGSFPAGLVIYWAWNNTLSVIQQYVIMRRNGVKVELWDNISGMFKKKPAGKGAVAKS; encoded by the coding sequence AGCAGCAGCGTCAGGCGACGCTTCAGAACAAGGCGGCGACCGAGGCCGCCAACCCGACCGGCGCTCCCTCGGCGAGCCCGGCGGAAGGCGGTCCCTCGGCGCCCGTGCCGGGCACCCTGCCGAACGCGACCGTGACGGTGGAGAGCCGTGAGGCGGCGCTCGCCCGCTCGCCGCGCGTCGCCATCGATACCCCGGCTCTCGCCGGCTCGATCGCCCTCAAGGGCGGCCGGGTCGACGACGTGTCGCTGAAAAACTACCATGAGACCGTCAGCGACTCGAGCCCGCGCATCGTGCTGCTCTCGCCCACGGGCAGCGCCAACCCGTATTATGCCGAGTTCGGCTGGGTCGGCCAGAATTCCGGTCCGCTCCCCACCGGCGACACCGTCTGGACCGCCGACGGGACCGTGCTGACGCCGGCCAAGCCCCTGACCCTCAGCTATGATAACGGCGCCGGCCTGCTGTTCCGCCGGATCGTCGCCGTCGACGACAAGTTCATGTTCACGATCCGCGACGAGGTCGAGAACAAGGGCTCGGCCGCGGTCATGCTCTACCCCTACGGGCTGGTCTCGCGCTGGGGCAAGCCGACGACGCAGGGCTATTACGTGCTGCACGAGGGCATGATCGGCGTCCTCGGCGCCGACGGCCTGCAGGAATACACCTACGACCACGTCGCCAAGGAGCCGGCGCTCGGCAATGCCGGCACCAAGGGCAAGGCCTGGGCGAACGTGACCGGCGGCTTCGTCGGCATCACCGACAAGTACTGGGCCGCGGCCACCATCCCGGACCAGGCGACCTCCTATACCGGCAGCTTCACCGAGCGCACCGACGGCGCGACCAAGGTCTACCAGGCCAGCGTGCGCGGCGACGGCCGCAGCGTCGATCCGGGCGCCACCGTGACGTCGACCCAGCAGCTCTTCGCCGGCGCCAAGGAAGTCAACGCGATCAACAACTACCAGAAGGATCTCGGCATCAAGCAGTTCGATCTGATGATCGACTGGGGCTGGTTCCACTTCATCACCAAGCCGATGTTCCGGGCTCTGGACTTCTTCTTCCACCTGTTCGGCAATTTCGGCGTGTCGATCCTGGTGGTGACCTTCTGCCTCAAGCTGCTGTTCCTGCCGATCGCCAACAAGTCGTACCAGTCCATGGCCAAGATGAAGGCCGTGCAGCCGGAGATGGCCTCGATCCGCGAGCGCTACGGCGACGACAAGATGAAGCAGCAACAGGCGATGATGGAGCTGTACAAGAAGGAGAAGATCAACCCGGTCGCCGGCTGCTGGCCGGTGCTGATCCAGATCCCGGTCTTCTTCGCGCTCTACAAGGTCCTGTTCATCACCATCGAGATGCGGCACGCGCCGTTCTTCGGCTGGATCCAGGATCTGGCGGCACCCGATCCGACCAACATCCTCAACCTGTTCGGCCTGCTGCCCTTCGCCGCCCCGGACTTCATCCATCTCGGCATCTGGCCGATCGTGATGGGCATCACGATGTTCATCCAGATGAAGATGAACCCCGCGCCGCCGGACCCGGTCCAGGCGCAGATCTTCACCTTCATGCCGATCGTGTTCACATTCATGCTCGGCTCGTTCCCGGCCGGTCTGGTGATCTACTGGGCCTGGAACAACACCCTCTCGGTGATCCAGCAATACGTCATCATGCGCCGCAACGGCGTGAAGGTGGAGTTGTGGGACAACATCTCGGGGATGTTCAAGAAGAAGCCAGCCGGCAAGGGCGCGGTCGCCAAGAGCTGA
- the yihA gene encoding ribosome biogenesis GTP-binding protein YihA/YsxC: MSQAEADAALLESGRLLFAGVADFLSSAPNVAALPPMKGVEIAFAGRSNVGKSSLVNALTGRNTLARTSHTPGRTQQLNFFDIGGRLTLVDMPGYGYAAVEKTKVEAWTDLIHDYLKGRANLARVFMLIDSRHGLKSIDTDVLDGLDKAAVSYQIVLTKGDALKKAEVEARIAGIRAAIAKRPAAYPEILITSSRDDRGVPELRASVARLLAERGA, translated from the coding sequence ATGTCCCAAGCCGAGGCCGACGCGGCCCTTCTCGAATCCGGCCGGCTGCTGTTCGCGGGCGTCGCCGACTTCCTGTCCTCCGCGCCCAACGTGGCCGCCCTGCCGCCGATGAAGGGCGTCGAGATCGCGTTTGCCGGGCGCTCCAACGTCGGCAAGTCGAGCCTCGTCAACGCCCTGACCGGCCGCAACACCCTGGCCCGGACCTCGCACACGCCGGGGCGGACCCAGCAGCTCAACTTCTTCGATATCGGTGGCCGCCTGACCCTGGTGGACATGCCGGGCTACGGCTACGCGGCGGTGGAGAAGACCAAGGTCGAGGCCTGGACCGACCTGATCCACGATTACCTGAAGGGCCGCGCCAACCTCGCCCGCGTCTTCATGCTGATCGATTCGCGCCACGGCCTGAAGAGCATCGACACCGACGTGCTCGACGGGCTCGACAAGGCGGCCGTGAGCTATCAGATCGTGCTGACCAAGGGCGACGCCCTGAAGAAGGCCGAGGTCGAGGCCCGCATCGCCGGCATCCGCGCGGCCATCGCCAAGCGCCCGGCGGCCTATCCGGAAATCCTGATCACGTCGAGCCGCGACGACCGCGGCGTGCCGGAACTGCGCGCCAGCGTGGCCCGGCTCCTGGCCGAGCGCGGCGCATGA
- a CDS encoding DUF423 domain-containing protein has protein sequence MSLGLPDRILLSLGALAGLLGVAASAAAAHIQGADSLKTAAQFLLFHAPAILALVALIATGTTHRLTTRIAASALVLGLALFCGDLALRALHGTPLFPMAAPSGGFLLMGGWLVAAIAALVPVRRG, from the coding sequence ATGAGCCTCGGCCTGCCCGATCGCATCCTGCTGTCGCTCGGCGCCCTCGCGGGCCTGCTCGGCGTCGCCGCCAGCGCCGCCGCCGCCCACATCCAGGGCGCCGACAGCCTGAAGACGGCCGCGCAGTTCCTGCTCTTCCATGCCCCCGCGATCCTCGCCCTGGTGGCGCTCATCGCCACTGGAACGACGCACCGCCTCACCACCCGCATCGCGGCCTCCGCGCTCGTCCTCGGACTCGCGCTGTTCTGCGGCGACCTGGCCCTGCGCGCGCTACACGGCACGCCGCTCTTCCCGATGGCCGCACCGAGCGGCGGGTTCCTGCTGATGGGCGGGTGGCTGGTAGCGGCGATCGCGGCTCTCGTTCCGGTGCGGCGCGGCTGA